Proteins from one Algicella marina genomic window:
- a CDS encoding DUF4153 domain-containing protein → MTAERLRLVLGATGAVAGFAYYILLEEQALAMAPASLHRFVVYFAIAFFPAFGLLAGPLLPAVAALRAAIIATALSLLVVLAGLRFTVDRPSDILEPASSGLMIGPFLLLVTLLIPLSVTRQWFDYATFFRSAWSAALKTIIALLFLLLFWAVYFLSNALLELVGIDILDDLASEEVFSITLSGAVLGVVLAIAFELDELITTILRLVFGLLRLLLLPVTAVATLFVIAALVQGLDVVFSQRSAAGTMLAMTAGAMLLVIATLGTKDEDFARHLILLWSLRILGAALPIMVSIAIYALWLRIGEYGWTPDRLAGILAAAVALIFTLPVAAYALPSRSDWQRHVRNGLLWSVLATVGIAILWFTPLLDAQRISARSQLARLTGGLTDPATYSYYPLAHEWGKAGKNALDSFKAMKPGPEVQSLIAAAERADNKWAAEQVATRAGNASSWRQLFARIETRPAAATLPPIEDVASDSLAHSPPNGHNASCLQENEPRCIAVAGDFLPRVSGIEWAIVSQQYPGTYPQVTLLYSDAGVWHFSSFGVDFSAEDDADLISILRDRPLEWIDPGVRGLAIGNTTLMPMNPRN, encoded by the coding sequence TACTCCTGGAGGAACAGGCGCTTGCCATGGCGCCTGCCAGCTTACATCGTTTTGTAGTCTATTTTGCCATCGCCTTTTTTCCCGCATTCGGTCTTCTGGCCGGACCGCTGTTGCCAGCTGTCGCAGCTCTGCGTGCTGCCATTATCGCGACTGCCTTGTCCCTGCTGGTAGTCCTCGCCGGCCTGCGCTTCACAGTGGACCGCCCCTCCGACATACTCGAACCAGCCAGCAGTGGCCTGATGATCGGTCCGTTTCTTCTGCTGGTTACCCTCCTCATTCCGCTTTCCGTCACCAGACAATGGTTCGACTATGCCACTTTTTTCCGGAGTGCTTGGTCGGCAGCATTGAAAACGATTATTGCACTTTTGTTCCTGCTGTTGTTCTGGGCAGTCTACTTTCTGTCCAATGCACTACTGGAACTCGTCGGCATAGACATCCTTGATGATCTGGCCAGCGAAGAAGTGTTCAGCATTACGCTTTCAGGCGCGGTTCTGGGCGTGGTTCTCGCCATCGCCTTCGAGCTGGATGAATTGATCACCACCATACTCAGGCTGGTCTTCGGCCTGCTTCGTCTGCTGCTTTTGCCTGTTACTGCAGTCGCCACACTTTTTGTAATTGCCGCATTGGTACAAGGGCTCGATGTAGTGTTTAGCCAACGATCGGCTGCTGGCACCATGCTGGCAATGACTGCGGGTGCGATGCTGTTGGTAATTGCCACTCTGGGGACAAAGGATGAGGATTTCGCCCGGCACCTGATACTGCTTTGGTCCTTGAGAATTCTGGGGGCAGCGTTGCCGATCATGGTCTCCATAGCCATTTATGCTTTGTGGTTGCGTATCGGCGAGTACGGCTGGACCCCTGACCGCCTAGCAGGCATCCTTGCAGCAGCAGTTGCGCTGATCTTCACTCTGCCCGTCGCTGCGTACGCTCTACCCAGCAGATCTGACTGGCAACGTCACGTGCGCAATGGTCTGCTCTGGTCAGTCTTGGCAACTGTGGGGATCGCCATCCTATGGTTCACCCCCTTGCTCGACGCGCAGCGCATTTCCGCCCGTTCTCAGTTGGCCCGGCTCACTGGCGGCCTCACCGATCCGGCAACCTATTCCTACTATCCCCTCGCGCACGAATGGGGAAAAGCAGGCAAGAACGCTCTCGATTCCTTCAAAGCAATGAAACCTGGACCGGAAGTGCAGAGCCTTATCGCCGCCGCCGAGCGGGCAGACAACAAATGGGCTGCAGAACAAGTTGCGACCCGCGCCGGCAACGCCAGTAGCTGGCGGCAACTCTTCGCTCGGATCGAAACGCGTCCGGCGGCGGCAACTCTGCCGCCCATTGAAGATGTGGCATCAGACTCTTTGGCTCACAGCCCTCCTAACGGTCACAACGCATCCTGCCTTCAGGAGAACGAACCCCGATGCATTGCCGTTGCCGGTGATTTCTTGCCACGTGTTTCAGGTATCGAGTGGGCCATTGTCTCCCAGCAATACCCAGGCACCTATCCGCAGGTGACTCTGCTCTACAGTGATGCAGGCGTTTGGCACTTCAGCAGTTTTGGTGTGGATTTTTCGGCCGAAGATGATGCGGACCTAATATCGATCCTGCGTGACAGGCCACTGGAGTGGATTGATCCCGGAGTGCGGGGGCTCGCGATCGGAAACACGACTCTCATGCCAATGAACCCTAGGAACTGA
- the denD gene encoding D-erythronate dehydrogenase, which translates to MTNILITGGGGFIGQKLSQALCRAGSIAGNPISGLTLVDIVAPKIPQSEFAVAALTADISHPATCPALFETPFDVIFHLAAVVSGAAEADFDLGMRVNIFGTLNLLEAARAAGNAPIVIYASSVAVHGGEEPRIVPDGVELNPQTSYGCQKAVGELLLNDMSRKGYIDGRGLRLPTVSIRPGRANAAASSFMSGIFREPLQGEKSNCPVGPDFAIWHTAPRTIIANLMHAATVPAAQFGYNRCLNLPGRTDTVAEMIAAMTQVVGPEPERLITWERDPVIEPIVNGWRNHFRPEKAIRLGFQADRSFADSVRWFMEDDHRDKPA; encoded by the coding sequence ATGACCAACATTCTTATTACCGGTGGTGGCGGCTTCATTGGCCAGAAGCTTTCTCAAGCCCTGTGCCGGGCTGGGTCCATTGCCGGCAATCCGATTTCAGGGTTAACACTGGTCGACATTGTCGCCCCGAAGATACCGCAATCCGAATTCGCGGTGGCTGCACTTACTGCCGACATATCCCATCCGGCAACTTGCCCTGCCCTTTTCGAAACACCTTTCGACGTGATCTTTCATCTCGCCGCTGTCGTCTCCGGCGCAGCAGAAGCGGACTTCGACCTCGGAATGCGCGTCAACATTTTCGGTACGCTCAACCTGCTGGAGGCCGCGCGCGCTGCCGGAAATGCGCCTATAGTCATCTACGCATCCTCTGTCGCCGTTCACGGTGGAGAGGAACCCAGGATTGTGCCCGACGGTGTCGAATTGAACCCGCAGACATCCTACGGCTGCCAGAAGGCCGTTGGTGAACTGCTTCTCAATGACATGTCCCGCAAGGGATATATTGATGGTCGCGGATTGCGTTTGCCGACCGTATCTATTCGACCCGGCAGAGCCAACGCCGCAGCCTCTTCCTTCATGTCCGGCATTTTCCGGGAGCCTTTGCAAGGCGAGAAGTCAAACTGCCCTGTCGGACCGGATTTCGCAATCTGGCATACCGCACCACGCACGATCATCGCCAACCTGATGCATGCCGCCACCGTCCCGGCGGCACAGTTTGGTTACAACCGATGCCTGAACCTGCCCGGTCGCACCGACACTGTGGCAGAGATGATTGCGGCAATGACGCAAGTCGTTGGACCGGAACCAGAAAGACTGATCACGTGGGAGCGTGACCCTGTGATTGAGCCCATTGTCAACGGATGGCGCAATCATTTTCGTCCAGAAAAGGCAATCCGTCTCGGCTTTCAGGCTGACCGGAGCTTTGCCGATTCAGTTCGCTGGTTCATGGAGGATGATCACCGGGACAAGCCCGCGTGA
- a CDS encoding DMT family transporter, giving the protein MAKLLVTAIPPLQVVFFRYAGAFIFALVAFLPTEGLSVFQSRAPRLQVARAILLVSSTFLNFLALKYLPLTVTTAIFFASPVVVCLLSIPLLGERVGIRRLSAVFTGFIGVLVITRPGGTEFHPAMAFSVGALVCASLYFVLTRMVAGRDDNPTGQVITTALPSLVLLPLVLPGWVWPEGWLWAPAVVIGLFGGLGHSLFTVGHRYGEASVLAPLVYIQIIYATAIGWLVFSQPPSGNTILGTGVIVASGLYLWLRERKRKG; this is encoded by the coding sequence ATGGCCAAGCTGCTGGTCACCGCCATCCCGCCTTTGCAAGTAGTTTTTTTTCGCTACGCAGGCGCTTTCATTTTCGCTCTCGTAGCCTTCCTTCCCACCGAGGGCCTGAGTGTCTTTCAGTCCCGTGCGCCGAGATTGCAGGTGGCCCGAGCTATACTGCTCGTCTCCAGTACTTTTCTCAACTTTCTGGCGCTCAAGTATTTACCCCTGACAGTCACCACCGCCATTTTCTTCGCTTCTCCAGTGGTTGTCTGCCTTCTCTCGATCCCATTGTTAGGCGAGAGAGTCGGCATCCGCCGACTATCCGCCGTGTTTACCGGCTTCATCGGTGTACTTGTCATCACGCGCCCCGGTGGCACGGAATTTCATCCTGCAATGGCTTTTTCAGTGGGTGCCCTCGTTTGTGCATCGCTCTACTTCGTCCTCACCCGCATGGTTGCGGGCCGCGACGACAATCCCACCGGTCAGGTAATCACCACGGCATTGCCATCACTCGTCCTGTTGCCGTTGGTCCTTCCCGGATGGGTTTGGCCAGAAGGGTGGCTTTGGGCACCCGCAGTGGTCATCGGCCTGTTCGGCGGCCTCGGCCACTCCCTTTTCACCGTCGGACATCGCTATGGTGAAGCCTCGGTACTAGCGCCGCTGGTCTACATCCAAATCATCTATGCCACAGCCATTGGATGGTTGGTATTTTCCCAACCTCCGAGTGGGAATACGATCCTTGGCACGGGCGTTATCGTCGCTTCAGGTCTTTATCTCTGGCTAAGAGAACGCAAGCGTAAGGGTTAA
- a CDS encoding metallophosphoesterase family protein → MGFRIAVVTDIHHGTGPEGIRGGTAMRSLEHFTKWANAQTPDLVLDLGDRIADIDRQTDLRLEAEVCAGLSQVCAPRVHINGNHDRDHLSVADNESVLGQSMGHETREAGDWRLLLWRAETVLVRGRGLTVNDEDIHWLREELSKDDRPVLLTSHVPPFKQDMTGNHFFQENAEIATYANIAAVSEVFEHCRCPLVTLSGHVHWTTAQQRGGIWHLTQQAMTETYQTGEPANAWGMIELGEDVLWQVHGADPISLRFRPAAARWAEPLARFADMPPLSRRA, encoded by the coding sequence ATGGGATTTCGAATTGCCGTGGTAACTGATATTCATCACGGCACCGGGCCCGAGGGTATTCGTGGAGGCACGGCGATGCGTTCGCTTGAACACTTCACGAAATGGGCGAACGCCCAAACTCCCGACCTCGTTTTGGACCTGGGCGACAGAATAGCTGATATTGACAGACAGACGGATCTGCGGCTTGAAGCAGAAGTCTGTGCGGGACTGTCTCAGGTTTGTGCTCCCAGAGTGCATATCAATGGTAACCATGATCGTGACCATCTTAGCGTCGCAGACAACGAGTCAGTACTCGGCCAGTCAATGGGGCATGAGACACGGGAAGCCGGGGATTGGCGGCTTTTGTTGTGGCGGGCGGAAACAGTTCTGGTGCGCGGTCGGGGACTAACGGTGAACGATGAGGATATTCATTGGCTACGGGAAGAGCTGTCCAAGGACGATCGCCCTGTGTTGTTGACCAGCCACGTCCCACCCTTCAAGCAGGACATGACCGGGAACCATTTTTTTCAGGAAAACGCGGAAATTGCGACCTACGCAAATATTGCGGCGGTCAGCGAAGTCTTTGAGCATTGCCGTTGCCCGCTGGTAACCCTCTCTGGGCACGTGCACTGGACTACGGCTCAGCAGCGTGGTGGCATCTGGCATCTGACGCAGCAGGCGATGACGGAGACGTACCAGACAGGTGAGCCTGCAAATGCATGGGGAATGATCGAGTTGGGGGAAGATGTGCTTTGGCAAGTGCATGGAGCCGATCCAATTTCTCTACGTTTCCGCCCGGCTGCGGCTCGTTGGGCGGAACCGCTGGCCAGGTTCGCGGATATGCCGCCGCTGAGCCGCCGCGCTTGA
- a CDS encoding SRPBCC family protein, translating to MELQDEIRINAPRERVYAALNDPEILKEAIPGCEEITKTTDTDLEAKVSLKVGPVKAKFNGKVKLDPSQAPERFSLTGEGTGGPAGFAKGGADVELEEDGDATILRYTAKADIGGKLAQLGSRLITGTAKKLAGTFFTRFAAAVEDADAKT from the coding sequence ATGGAACTGCAAGACGAAATCCGCATCAATGCTCCCCGCGAGCGTGTTTATGCCGCCCTGAACGACCCGGAGATCCTGAAAGAGGCCATACCGGGCTGCGAGGAAATAACAAAGACCACTGACACAGACCTTGAGGCAAAGGTCTCGCTCAAGGTCGGTCCCGTAAAGGCGAAGTTCAACGGCAAGGTAAAGCTCGATCCGTCTCAGGCGCCGGAGCGCTTTTCGCTTACCGGTGAAGGTACCGGCGGCCCGGCGGGTTTCGCCAAGGGTGGCGCAGATGTCGAATTGGAGGAAGACGGCGACGCTACGATCCTGCGTTACACGGCGAAGGCCGATATCGGCGGCAAACTCGCCCAACTCGGCTCTCGTCTGATTACAGGCACGGCCAAGAAACTGGCTGGCACATTCTTCACCAGATTTGCCGCAGCGGTTGAGGATGCAGACGCAAAGACCTAA
- a CDS encoding vWA domain-containing protein has translation MVTYADLPMPEDGKLADNITHFARALRAAGLPVGPGRVVDAIRAVEAAGFSEKRDFYAVLEACFVSRPEHRVVFGQVFRLYWRDPQFLEHMMSLLSPMVRGVNQSPEAQAAERRAAEALLEGADARRPEEPEDQPGEEVEFDATLTFSADERLKQMDFEQMSAAELAEAKRAIALLDLPVRPIASRRTEPAMRGRIPDWRGTMRSAMRSGGEIERLAYRARRQRWPNLVALCDISGSMSSYSRMLLHFLHAAANAKGAGWSQVHTFTFGTRLTNITRHMRARDVDAALRAAGREAEDWEGGTRIGACLHSFNRDWSRRVMGSGAVVLLITDGLDRDDPAALGREAERLRLSARKLVWINPLLRWDGFQPRAQGVRALLPQVDAFRAGHSIRSLEELSVALTRADDRGDRERLLALL, from the coding sequence ATGGTAACCTATGCCGATCTGCCGATGCCTGAGGACGGCAAGCTGGCGGACAATATCACGCATTTCGCACGGGCTTTGCGGGCGGCCGGGTTGCCGGTCGGGCCGGGGAGGGTCGTTGATGCAATACGGGCTGTCGAGGCGGCGGGCTTTTCAGAAAAACGGGATTTCTACGCAGTGCTTGAAGCCTGCTTTGTTTCCCGCCCCGAGCATCGCGTCGTGTTTGGGCAAGTCTTCAGGCTCTATTGGCGCGATCCGCAGTTCCTTGAACACATGATGAGCCTTTTGTCACCGATGGTACGGGGCGTAAACCAGAGTCCCGAGGCGCAGGCGGCTGAGCGGCGGGCGGCAGAGGCACTGCTTGAGGGCGCGGATGCACGAAGGCCTGAAGAGCCCGAAGACCAGCCGGGTGAAGAAGTCGAGTTTGATGCGACGCTCACCTTTTCGGCTGACGAGCGACTTAAACAAATGGATTTCGAGCAGATGAGTGCAGCCGAACTCGCGGAAGCGAAGCGCGCGATAGCCCTTCTGGACCTTCCTGTACGACCTATCGCCTCGCGCCGTACTGAACCTGCAATGCGGGGACGAATCCCCGACTGGCGCGGCACGATGCGGTCGGCAATGCGCTCGGGCGGAGAAATTGAGCGTCTGGCGTACCGGGCGCGGCGACAACGCTGGCCGAACCTTGTTGCCCTTTGCGATATTTCTGGCTCGATGTCATCCTACAGCCGGATGCTACTGCATTTCCTGCACGCGGCTGCAAATGCCAAGGGTGCAGGCTGGTCGCAGGTACATACCTTCACTTTCGGCACACGGCTTACCAATATCACCCGGCACATGCGTGCGCGTGACGTCGATGCCGCATTGCGAGCTGCCGGGCGTGAAGCGGAAGATTGGGAGGGCGGCACAAGGATCGGTGCCTGCCTGCACTCCTTCAATCGCGACTGGTCACGGCGAGTAATGGGCAGCGGGGCAGTGGTACTGCTTATCACGGATGGGCTGGATCGCGATGATCCGGCAGCGCTGGGTCGGGAAGCCGAACGGCTGAGGCTGTCGGCGCGCAAGCTTGTATGGATCAACCCTCTTTTACGCTGGGACGGATTTCAGCCCCGTGCGCAGGGCGTACGGGCGCTGTTGCCGCAGGTGGATGCATTTCGGGCAGGGCATTCAATTAGGTCCCTGGAGGAGCTGTCAGTAGCACTGACACGGGCAGACGACCGGGGCGACAGGGAACGGTTGCTGGCTTTGTTGTAG
- a CDS encoding AAA family ATPase, with protein MSALPQSIDETQAMLTGVDYVCSRSLAVVVFLSLKLGRPLFLEGEAGVGKTEIAKALAAGLGRRLIRLQCYEGLDAGSAVYEWNFAAQMVAIRTAEASVDKRELRSELFSDEFLIRRPLLEAMQPQTGGAPVLLIDELDRTDEPFEAFLLEALSDFQVTIPELGTVRAAEPPIVILTSNRTREVHDALKRRCLYHWVDYPNFEREMAIISARAPEAQETLSREVVAFVQKLRTEDLFKKPGVAETIDWAKCLVALDVIELSPQVIADTLGAILKYQDDIQKIEGSEAKRLLEEARAELAPV; from the coding sequence ATGAGTGCACTGCCGCAGAGCATAGACGAGACGCAAGCAATGCTGACAGGGGTAGACTATGTCTGTTCCCGTTCACTGGCTGTTGTAGTGTTCCTCAGCCTGAAGCTCGGACGTCCGCTGTTTCTCGAGGGGGAGGCCGGCGTTGGCAAGACCGAGATCGCCAAAGCACTCGCTGCTGGCTTGGGGCGACGATTGATCCGGTTGCAGTGTTACGAGGGGCTGGACGCTGGGTCCGCCGTCTACGAGTGGAACTTTGCGGCGCAGATGGTGGCAATTCGGACGGCCGAAGCCTCCGTAGACAAGCGCGAACTGCGCTCAGAGTTGTTTTCCGACGAATTCCTCATCCGTAGACCCTTGCTGGAGGCGATGCAGCCACAGACGGGTGGGGCGCCGGTACTACTGATAGACGAACTTGACCGCACGGATGAGCCGTTCGAGGCATTTCTGCTGGAGGCGCTCAGCGACTTCCAGGTGACAATCCCGGAATTGGGGACCGTAAGGGCAGCGGAGCCGCCGATTGTCATCCTGACTTCTAACCGGACGCGGGAGGTGCATGACGCTCTGAAACGCCGCTGCCTGTACCACTGGGTCGACTATCCGAACTTTGAACGCGAGATGGCCATCATTTCAGCTCGTGCGCCGGAAGCGCAGGAGACGCTGAGCCGCGAAGTCGTGGCCTTCGTGCAGAAGCTTCGGACGGAGGATCTGTTCAAGAAACCGGGGGTGGCAGAGACGATCGACTGGGCGAAATGCCTTGTAGCTCTCGACGTGATCGAACTATCGCCGCAGGTTATCGCGGACACGCTCGGCGCGATCCTCAAGTATCAGGATGATATCCAGAAGATTGAGGGATCGGAGGCGAAACGTCTCCTCGAAGAGGCGCGTGCCGAACTGGCGCCGGTGTGA
- the cls gene encoding cardiolipin synthase encodes MLLSVIAILHLCIVIAFTLRIMLRDDLTPPARLAWFIVINIVPYLGSGLYFLFGEIDLGHRAEKRHAEIFESIRSQAIDLMGDPDASETLINPLYVPASQYAASINGFHPVAGNCAELMADGLMTRDRLVADIDAAKDHVHVLYYIWLADGTGTAVAEALMRAAERGVTCRAIADGLGSRSMIKSALWKQMAAAGVQTAVALPFNNVISTILTSRLDLRNHRKITVIDGAVTYCGSRNSADPEFGIKARFAPWVDVMLRFTGPVVSQNQLLFASDWMQATGEELEVIPLQPVVQKEGDVIAQVVGDGPTERSGATPQLFAIIIACARRELTLSTPYFVPDETVLEALRAAAHRGIDVTLIFPRRNDSWIVAAASRSYYRRLLEAGCKIHEFEGGLLHAKTLTMDGVISLIGSSNLDLRSFDLNYENNILLQDEATTAALRTRQDNYIAQSAPVFLSEVIKWPFYRRIWNNLIATIGPVL; translated from the coding sequence ATGCTGCTGTCTGTCATTGCTATTCTACATCTTTGTATCGTGATTGCCTTTACACTGAGGATCATGCTGCGCGACGACCTGACGCCGCCAGCGAGGTTGGCATGGTTCATCGTTATCAACATCGTGCCATATCTCGGCAGCGGGTTGTATTTCCTATTTGGGGAAATCGACCTCGGCCATAGGGCGGAAAAACGTCACGCGGAAATTTTTGAGAGCATTCGGTCTCAGGCCATAGATCTGATGGGCGACCCCGACGCCAGCGAGACCCTGATCAACCCGCTCTATGTACCGGCCTCCCAATACGCTGCATCCATCAACGGCTTCCATCCGGTAGCCGGGAACTGCGCGGAACTGATGGCGGATGGCTTGATGACGCGCGACCGGCTGGTTGCGGATATCGATGCGGCCAAGGACCATGTGCATGTTCTCTATTACATCTGGCTGGCAGACGGTACAGGCACGGCGGTGGCCGAGGCGCTGATGCGGGCGGCGGAGCGAGGTGTGACTTGCCGAGCCATTGCCGACGGCCTTGGCTCCCGTAGCATGATAAAATCTGCCCTCTGGAAGCAAATGGCGGCAGCGGGCGTGCAGACGGCTGTGGCTCTGCCGTTCAACAATGTTATTTCCACGATCCTTACGAGCCGGCTCGACCTGCGTAACCATCGCAAGATCACCGTGATTGATGGGGCGGTGACATATTGCGGCAGCCGCAATTCCGCCGATCCAGAATTCGGGATCAAGGCAAGGTTCGCGCCTTGGGTCGATGTGATGCTACGTTTCACCGGGCCGGTGGTATCACAGAACCAATTGCTTTTCGCCAGTGATTGGATGCAGGCGACTGGCGAGGAACTCGAGGTCATTCCCCTACAACCCGTCGTTCAAAAAGAGGGTGATGTTATCGCGCAGGTGGTGGGCGATGGACCGACCGAACGTTCCGGTGCGACGCCGCAACTTTTCGCTATAATCATCGCCTGCGCGCGCCGGGAACTGACTCTTTCCACCCCATATTTCGTACCCGACGAGACGGTGTTGGAGGCTTTGCGGGCCGCAGCGCACCGCGGCATTGATGTGACGCTGATTTTTCCCCGCCGCAATGACAGTTGGATTGTTGCCGCCGCCAGCCGCAGCTATTATCGGCGCTTGCTGGAGGCCGGTTGCAAGATCCATGAGTTCGAAGGCGGATTGCTGCATGCCAAGACATTAACAATGGATGGGGTCATCAGCCTGATCGGATCCTCCAACCTCGATCTTCGGAGCTTCGATCTCAACTACGAAAACAATATCCTTTTGCAGGACGAAGCGACCACAGCGGCGCTTCGGACGCGGCAGGACAACTACATCGCCCAATCGGCACCCGTTTTCCTCTCCGAGGTGATAAAGTGGCCATTTTACAGACGCATCTGGAACAACCTGATTGCCACCATCGGTCCAGTCTTGTGA
- a CDS encoding endonuclease/exonuclease/phosphatase family protein, giving the protein MRLASYNIRKAVGLDWKRDPERIADVLAELDADVVVLQEADRRIGARAGVLPLPRLDAMGYVIADISVRPLSHGWHGNVILIRTPMSADQPRRVELPAVEPRGAVAAKIAPVGITVIGVHLGLTPGMRRQQLAHLVASAEGPTVIAGDFNERKADLQLPLGEVVTPGLTFHSSWPRAALDRFILFGVTASSARVHVSALARKASDHLPVVLELDREA; this is encoded by the coding sequence ATGCGTCTGGCGAGCTACAATATTAGAAAAGCAGTAGGGCTGGATTGGAAGCGGGATCCGGAGCGGATTGCCGATGTGTTGGCTGAGCTTGATGCCGATGTGGTAGTATTGCAGGAGGCTGACCGGCGTATTGGGGCAAGAGCTGGCGTCCTGCCGTTGCCCAGGCTTGATGCGATGGGCTATGTCATCGCCGACATCTCCGTTCGACCGCTGAGCCACGGCTGGCACGGCAATGTTATCCTGATCCGGACACCAATGTCGGCGGACCAGCCGCGGCGCGTAGAACTGCCAGCGGTGGAACCGCGCGGTGCGGTCGCAGCAAAGATAGCGCCGGTCGGCATCACGGTTATCGGTGTTCACCTGGGGCTGACGCCTGGGATGCGGCGGCAGCAACTGGCACACCTTGTGGCATCGGCGGAGGGGCCGACGGTGATAGCTGGTGACTTCAACGAACGGAAGGCTGACCTGCAATTGCCGTTGGGCGAAGTCGTGACGCCGGGGCTGACTTTTCATTCCTCGTGGCCACGTGCGGCACTTGATCGATTTATCCTATTTGGCGTGACGGCTAGTTCGGCGCGGGTGCATGTTTCGGCGCTGGCGCGAAAGGCATCTGACCACCTGCCGGTGGTGCTGGAGCTGGATCGAGAGGCCTAA
- the mgtE gene encoding magnesium transporter encodes MSETDDVTEGQDSGEEAKEDAYAINAATVDGILAAVELGAQARLVELLEPLHEADIADLLEQITTSERHKLLDVWGEEMDGAFLYELEEGVRDDIVEYLDDKVLASAMSEMETDDVVYLVEDLDEEQQEKVLESLDLADRVAVEASLQYDEDSAGRLMSREMVTAPEHWTVGEAIDYMRAHEDLPEDFYKVILVDPAMKVVGTVPLGTIMANRREKSLKDIADLEPRVFPVDESAEDVAYAFNQYHMISAPVVDGDGRLVGVITIDDAMDVLEDAAEEDMKRLAGLGDEELSDSVWETAKLRFPWLGVNLITAILASVVIAQFEAVIAAIVALAVLMPIVASMGGNGATQTLTVAVRALATRDLTSSNAFRIVRREVLVGLLNGAVFAIIIGIVGLVWFGSPMLGVVIGVAMIINMVVAGLAGILIPMGLERAGADPALASGAFVTTVTDVVGFFAFLGLAATLLL; translated from the coding sequence ATGAGCGAAACTGATGACGTGACAGAAGGCCAGGATTCCGGCGAAGAGGCGAAAGAAGACGCGTATGCGATAAATGCGGCGACAGTGGACGGCATTCTTGCTGCCGTGGAACTGGGAGCGCAAGCGCGGCTGGTCGAACTGCTGGAGCCGCTGCACGAAGCCGATATCGCCGATTTGCTTGAACAGATCACGACATCGGAGCGACATAAGCTGCTGGACGTCTGGGGCGAGGAAATGGACGGCGCTTTCCTCTACGAACTAGAGGAGGGCGTGCGCGACGATATTGTCGAGTATCTCGACGACAAGGTGCTGGCTAGCGCGATGTCAGAGATGGAAACCGACGACGTCGTCTATCTCGTCGAAGACCTTGACGAGGAACAGCAGGAAAAGGTGCTGGAATCGCTGGATCTCGCTGATCGTGTTGCGGTTGAAGCCAGCCTTCAGTACGACGAGGACAGCGCTGGGCGGCTGATGAGCCGCGAGATGGTGACCGCGCCAGAGCATTGGACCGTTGGTGAAGCCATTGATTACATGCGGGCACACGAGGACCTGCCAGAGGACTTCTACAAGGTCATTCTTGTAGATCCTGCGATGAAGGTCGTAGGGACAGTACCCTTGGGCACGATCATGGCCAACCGACGGGAGAAGTCGCTAAAGGATATTGCGGACCTGGAGCCTCGGGTCTTTCCGGTGGATGAGAGCGCCGAAGACGTGGCCTATGCCTTCAACCAATACCACATGATCAGTGCGCCGGTAGTGGACGGCGACGGGCGACTTGTTGGCGTAATCACCATCGACGACGCCATGGATGTGCTGGAGGACGCGGCTGAAGAAGACATGAAGAGATTGGCCGGTTTGGGTGACGAAGAGCTTTCCGACAGCGTTTGGGAGACGGCAAAACTGCGTTTCCCGTGGCTGGGTGTGAATTTGATCACGGCAATCCTGGCGTCGGTGGTAATTGCCCAGTTTGAAGCGGTAATCGCAGCAATTGTGGCACTTGCGGTACTGATGCCAATAGTCGCTTCTATGGGCGGCAACGGTGCGACGCAAACGCTGACAGTTGCGGTTAGAGCGCTTGCGACCCGCGACCTTACCTCATCCAACGCCTTCCGGATTGTCCGGCGTGAGGTCTTGGTTGGGCTGCTGAATGGAGCGGTATTTGCAATCATTATCGGTATTGTCGGACTGGTGTGGTTTGGCAGCCCGATGTTGGGCGTGGTGATCGGTGTGGCTATGATCATCAACATGGTGGTCGCCGGTCTCGCAGGAATACTGATCCCAATGGGACTGGAGCGGGCAGGGGCAGACCCGGCGCTGGCCTCGGGTGCGTTCGTGACCACCGTGACGGATGTGGTTGGTTTTTTTGCCTTCCTTGGTCTCGCAGCGACCCTGCTGCTTTAG